The following are from one region of the Corylus avellana chromosome ca1, CavTom2PMs-1.0 genome:
- the LOC132185177 gene encoding probable E3 ubiquitin-protein ligase LUL4: MGISLSSNKRRNTHYLHHPPPPHYLSAPSSSSSSSSHYYPLEPPPPPPPPPPPLLQPPPPPPPPHNYLPYPLQPHPYPTHPPPAHSYIYSGGYNSCNYANPITARFAYQPYHPNQANGWLAPRPPVGPAVEPPRYVEHQSAKKVKNDVNVHKDTLRIAVDEQNPDHHLVSFVFDAMYDGSITIFYFAKEEANCRFVPALPEVFMPVRIPFQKGHGQKFVQPSGTGIDLGFFELDDLSKPSPGEDVFPLVISAETCLPPHSTKEHLGEPVPNADPHTQITQAILEKNNEEPFRVRVIKQILWIDGVRYELREIYGIGSSVVEDFDDSDPGKECVICMTEPKDTAVLPCRHMCMCSECAKALRMQSNKCPICRQPIEELLEIKIKNGDQ, from the exons ATGGGAATTTCACTGAGTAGCAATAAAAGACGAAACACCCACTATCTCCACCACCCGCCACCTCCCCACTACCTCTCtgccccttcttcttcttcttcttcctcttctcacTATTACCCATTAGAACCcccaccacctccaccaccacctccgCCACCACTACtacaaccaccaccaccaccaccacccccaCATAACTATCTCCCTTATCCTCTACAACCCCATCCTTATCCTACGCACCCTCCTCCAGCTCACTCCTACATCTACTCTGGTGGATACAATTCCTGCAATTACGCCAACCCCATCACCGCTCGATTCGCCTATCAACCTTATCATCCCAATCAGGCTAATGGGTGGCTCGCACCTCGGCCGCCTGTGGGCCCGGCAGTTGAGCCGCCGCGTTACGTTGAGCATCAGAGCGCAAAGAAGGTGAAGAATGATGTGAATGTGCATAAGGACACCCTGCGGATTGCGGTCGATGAGCAGAACCCAGATCACCATTTGGTCTCTTTTGTTTTCGATGCCATGTATGATGGGAG CATCACTATTTTCTACTTTGCCAAGGAAGAGGCGAACTGTAGGTTTGTTCCAGCACTTCCTGAAGTCTTTATGCCTGTGAGAATTCCCTTCCAGAAAGGACATGGCCAGAAATTTGTTCAGCCTTCAGGAACAGGCATTGACTTAGGCTTCTTTGAGTTGGATGATCTCTCAAAACCATCACCCGGAGAAGATGTATTTCCTTTAGTAATATCTGCTGAAACATGTTTGCCTCCTCATTCAACTAAAGAGCATCTTGGTGAGCCTGTGCCCAATGCAGACCCTCATACACAGATTACTCAAGCTATTCTAGAGAAGAACAATGAAGAACCTTTCCGAGTGAGAGTTATTAAGCAAATATTGTGGATTGATGGGGTTCGGTATGAGCTCCGTGAGATATATGGAATAGGAAGCTCAGTAGTGGAAGACTTTGATGACAGTGACCCAGGGAAGGAGTGCGTGATATGCATGACTGAACCTAAGGATACAGCTGTATTACCTTGTCGACATATG TGTATGTGCAGCGAATGTGCAAAAGCATTGAGGATGCAATCAAATAAGTGCCCAATATGCCGTCAGCCTATCGAGGAACTTTTAGAGATCAAGATAAAAAATGGTGATCAGTAA
- the LOC132185190 gene encoding uncharacterized protein LOC132185190, producing MGVGLIYRLQLVKCNTNMHVVSKLKLAKKFKALGGKMPGFSIFPLGGCFDGCRDHTQASGFGTRIWNLSDRPVELQIRVGSILKKVHTLKPGSSKRLKCKSIYKAYMPGKSGGGGGGMKSLLYYYDETCHPYVWINETGGDSLRMVKQQYISLEDLRDCSEIRIFRDHQRGCISVRKKPRLDFC from the coding sequence ATGGGTGTAGGCCTTATATATAGACTACAATTAGTGAAATGTAACACAAATATGCATGTTGTTTCAAAGTTAAAGCTAGCCAAAAAATTCAAGGCCCTCGGTGGAAAAATGCCAGGATTCAGCATTTTTCCACTTGGTGGGTGCTTCGACGGATGCCGCGACCACACTCAAGCGTCAGGATTTGGCACAAGGATCTGGAACCTAAGCGACCGGCCGGTGGAGCTGCAAATAAGAGTTGGATCAATATTGAAGAAGGTTCATACTTTAAAGCCAGGGTCTTCGAAGAGACTGAAATGCAAGAGCATATACAAGGCTTATATGCCTGGAAAaagtgggggtgggggtggagGAATGAAGAGCTTGCTGTATTACTATGATGAAACATGCCACCCTTATGTTTGGATAAATGAAACTGGGGGTGATTCCTTAAGGATGGTCAAGCAACAGTATATTAGTCTTGAAGACCTGAGGGATTGCTCTGAGATCAGAATCTTTAGGGACCATCAGAGAGGCTGCATATCCGTTCGCAAGAAACCTAGGCTGGATTTTTGCTAA